A single region of the Austwickia chelonae genome encodes:
- a CDS encoding hemolysin family protein translates to MTELALLLLSLILVAACGLFVAAEFAFLTIDRNHVESRAAEGDSGAGGVLAALRTLSTQLSGAQLGITITNLAIGFLSEPALATLIAPGLNRLGLDGAGSRAVSLTLAMLLSTTLTMVFGELVPKNLAIAIPERTARAVQAPMRGFTTATKPMITLLNGSANRALRRMGIEPTEELASARSPEELHFLVARSAREGTLPEDTAELVQRSIEFGERRASDVMTPRTRVDFVHVGDSVADVVRHVHDTGHARFPVLDAETDRVVGLITTRQILRVPAADRSRIAVTEVMDTPVLVPGSIDLDSLLGDLRDGSQQIAVVIDEYGGVDGIVTLEDLIEEITGELEDEHDTPVAPRQTRPGIWEVSGLLRPDEVEEVTGVLLPEDAEYETLAGLIVDQLNRLAELGDVVEVIGQDEEHRRYPVTLTVTGLDALRVDRVRIHLGEALPDDENTAAPTTDERR, encoded by the coding sequence ATGACCGAGCTCGCGCTCCTTTTGTTGTCCTTGATCCTCGTCGCTGCCTGTGGCCTGTTCGTGGCTGCAGAATTCGCCTTCCTGACCATCGACCGGAACCACGTCGAGAGTCGGGCTGCAGAAGGCGACTCCGGCGCCGGCGGCGTCCTTGCAGCGCTACGGACACTTTCCACTCAACTGTCCGGCGCGCAATTGGGTATCACCATCACCAATCTCGCCATCGGATTTCTCTCCGAGCCGGCCCTGGCCACTCTCATCGCGCCAGGACTGAACCGACTCGGACTGGACGGCGCCGGATCACGCGCCGTGTCCCTGACCCTGGCGATGCTGCTGTCCACCACGCTCACCATGGTCTTCGGCGAACTCGTCCCGAAGAACCTGGCCATCGCGATCCCCGAACGGACAGCGCGAGCAGTGCAAGCACCCATGCGGGGCTTCACCACCGCGACCAAACCGATGATCACCCTCCTCAACGGATCGGCGAACCGGGCCCTGCGACGAATGGGTATCGAACCCACCGAGGAGCTCGCCAGCGCACGTAGTCCCGAGGAACTCCACTTCCTCGTGGCCCGCTCCGCCCGGGAAGGGACCCTTCCGGAGGACACCGCAGAACTTGTCCAGCGCAGCATCGAATTCGGTGAACGCCGGGCCAGTGATGTGATGACCCCGCGTACCCGGGTCGACTTCGTGCACGTGGGGGACAGCGTCGCCGACGTCGTTCGGCACGTCCACGACACCGGACATGCCAGGTTCCCTGTGCTCGACGCGGAGACCGACCGGGTCGTCGGGCTCATCACCACCCGACAGATCCTGCGCGTGCCAGCCGCCGACCGTTCCCGGATCGCCGTCACCGAGGTCATGGACACCCCCGTCCTCGTACCCGGATCCATCGATCTGGACTCCCTCCTGGGCGACCTGCGTGACGGATCTCAGCAGATCGCCGTCGTCATCGACGAATACGGCGGTGTCGACGGCATCGTCACCCTCGAAGACCTCATCGAGGAGATCACCGGGGAACTGGAGGACGAACACGACACCCCTGTGGCACCACGCCAGACCAGGCCCGGCATCTGGGAGGTCTCAGGGCTGCTCCGCCCCGACGAAGTCGAGGAGGTCACCGGTGTCCTCCTGCCCGAGGACGCCGAGTACGAGACCCTCGCCGGGCTCATCGTCGACCAGCTCAACCGACTCGCCGAGCTCGGAGACGTCGTCGAGGTCATCGGTCAGGACGAGGAACACCGGCGCTACCCGGTGACCCTGACCGTCACCGGCTTGGACGCCCTCCGCGTCGACAGGGTCCGTATCCACCTGGGAGAAGCCCTCCCCGACGACGAGAACACCGCCGCACCGACCACGGACGAACGCCGATGA
- a CDS encoding hemolysin family protein, whose product MTNWIMLLVAALLLLLNAFFVGAEFAVISARRSAIEPKAHAGSAPARVVLGAMEQVSLMLATAQLGITLASLGLGAVAEPALAHLIEAPFLALGVGSHLVHPVAFVLALLIVVYLHVVLGEMIPKNIALAGPDKAALWLVPPLVAVTKVLGPFVIALNALANGVLRLVKITPKDEVASAFTREQVQAMVDEAAEEGLLDDKEKALLAGALHFDEDTVTAALIPVGQVASVRLGQSCAEIETIAADTGYSRLPVLSDEGDGYIGYIHLKDVITADPESLGKVLLAEVVRPLPAIAQEASLRTLLEAMKSSQVHIAQVRQVGLAEDEIPGKVATDRGELRGIVTLEDVLGRLVGHIRAERG is encoded by the coding sequence ATGACCAACTGGATCATGCTCCTCGTTGCAGCACTGCTCCTGCTGCTCAACGCCTTCTTCGTCGGTGCGGAATTCGCCGTGATCTCCGCCAGACGTAGCGCCATCGAACCCAAAGCCCACGCCGGGTCGGCGCCCGCACGGGTGGTCCTGGGTGCCATGGAACAGGTCTCTCTCATGCTGGCCACCGCCCAGCTGGGCATCACCCTGGCCTCTCTCGGGCTGGGCGCCGTCGCCGAACCCGCACTGGCCCATCTGATCGAAGCGCCCTTCCTCGCACTCGGGGTCGGCTCCCACCTGGTTCACCCCGTGGCCTTCGTCCTCGCGCTGCTGATCGTGGTCTACCTGCACGTCGTCCTCGGCGAGATGATCCCCAAGAACATCGCCCTCGCCGGGCCGGACAAGGCCGCGCTCTGGCTGGTACCTCCGCTCGTGGCGGTGACCAAGGTGCTCGGACCTTTCGTCATCGCGCTCAACGCCCTGGCCAACGGTGTGCTACGTCTCGTCAAGATCACCCCTAAAGACGAGGTCGCCAGCGCTTTCACCAGGGAACAGGTTCAGGCGATGGTCGACGAGGCCGCAGAGGAAGGCCTCCTGGACGACAAGGAGAAAGCACTCCTCGCCGGGGCACTGCACTTCGACGAGGACACTGTGACTGCTGCCCTCATCCCCGTAGGCCAAGTCGCCAGTGTCCGACTAGGGCAGAGCTGCGCCGAGATCGAGACGATCGCCGCTGACACCGGGTACTCACGACTCCCGGTCCTCTCGGACGAAGGAGACGGATACATCGGGTACATCCACCTGAAGGACGTCATCACCGCCGACCCCGAATCGCTGGGGAAGGTCCTCCTCGCCGAGGTGGTCCGGCCACTGCCCGCCATCGCCCAGGAAGCCAGCCTGCGCACGCTTCTGGAAGCGATGAAGAGCTCCCAGGTGCATATCGCCCAGGTGCGTCAGGTCGGACTCGCCGAGGACGAGATCCCGGGAAAGGTCGCCACCGACCGTGGCGAGCTACGAGGCATCGTGACCTTGGAGGACGTCCTCGGCCGCCTCGTCGGACATATTCGCGCCGAGCGCGGCTGA
- a CDS encoding ABC transporter permease has translation MFAQPRRLISAGIAIVLGVAFVASALILGSTFQSSFQKLAAKDVGDSAVVVSARPTDDPSTSGISKSFVDELKKLPGVDTVRAKMEIDLQQELDGREGMTIGRSIPGEDEDRSLSSGRLPNTSGEVVISSSLAKSRKVSLNQEMTLFGEAQQPAKVRVVGILTERQGSEKTLSVVYASEPDLATWSGKDRYQQAYVMAPSADQAELRDKAKKIPGAASLEIRTGPDEIKERLKILASAGKVVTGLLLGFAAISVLVSSIVIANTFSILIAQRIRELALLRCIGATRRQVFGTVLKEALALSAVASVVGILLGFGTVGLITAIAHQAGTDIQGIHFSAKDILIPLLVGMTVTTLSAVLPARQATKVAPMAALRPQVEPLKKTRSGKVRISVGALLTVGGFALVVQGALSHEAAWAGGGAALSLIGIIMLGALVVPAMAKIIGVIPNRFGGIPGQLAVDNSRRNPARSAATSSALLVGVTLITLLTVSITSAQQIIERELDQMTPVDVIATSAGGSIPSTSADKVRKVPGITDVSSPLLTQVTLQGKNKNGVETRTERDLFGVTPASGKASRATEAISGLKDGVILLPEEDGFADGSTVTVKNAQGTSISVKTLVRPRSGDMAMVTENTLHQLAPNAHNVLWARYAQGTDIAVAQEKVSEALKGVPAVQIAGAAALRLQFDTVVTMLLSLATGMLGVAVLIALVGISNTLSLSVLERTQESGLLRALGITRRQLRRMLGMEAILLASVGVLLGLLLGTLYGFSLLQAAAGGKVDVPFDLPWGTLLTVSGVALLAGWAASVLPGRRAAKVPPSAALASE, from the coding sequence GTGTTCGCACAGCCACGTCGCTTGATATCAGCGGGAATCGCGATCGTTCTGGGCGTCGCCTTCGTCGCCTCCGCCCTGATCCTGGGCAGCACTTTCCAGTCGTCCTTCCAGAAGCTCGCCGCGAAGGACGTCGGCGACTCTGCCGTCGTCGTCTCCGCCAGGCCGACCGACGATCCCAGCACCTCGGGCATCTCCAAGTCCTTCGTCGACGAGCTGAAGAAACTACCCGGGGTCGACACCGTTCGCGCCAAGATGGAGATCGACCTCCAGCAGGAGCTGGACGGCCGCGAGGGCATGACCATCGGTCGCAGCATCCCCGGCGAGGACGAAGACCGCTCGCTCTCCTCCGGACGCCTGCCGAATACCTCCGGTGAGGTGGTGATCAGCAGCAGCCTGGCCAAGAGCCGCAAGGTCTCCCTGAACCAGGAGATGACCCTGTTCGGTGAAGCACAGCAGCCTGCCAAGGTTCGAGTCGTCGGAATCCTCACCGAACGACAGGGATCGGAGAAGACCCTCTCCGTCGTATATGCCAGCGAACCCGACCTCGCCACCTGGAGCGGGAAAGACCGCTACCAGCAGGCGTATGTCATGGCGCCCTCGGCAGACCAGGCAGAGCTCCGGGACAAGGCCAAGAAGATCCCCGGCGCTGCTTCCTTGGAGATTCGGACCGGCCCGGACGAGATCAAGGAGCGGCTGAAGATTCTCGCTTCGGCAGGGAAGGTCGTCACCGGTCTGCTCCTGGGCTTCGCCGCGATCTCCGTCCTGGTCAGCTCCATCGTCATCGCGAACACCTTCTCCATCCTGATCGCCCAGCGGATCCGGGAGCTCGCGCTGCTCCGCTGCATCGGAGCTACTCGCCGTCAGGTCTTCGGGACGGTACTCAAAGAAGCCTTGGCGCTTTCCGCCGTGGCGTCGGTCGTCGGCATCCTGTTGGGCTTCGGCACGGTCGGCCTCATCACGGCAATTGCCCACCAGGCGGGCACCGACATCCAGGGCATCCATTTCTCCGCGAAGGACATCCTCATCCCTCTCCTGGTCGGGATGACGGTGACCACGCTGTCAGCGGTCCTCCCGGCCCGTCAGGCGACCAAAGTGGCCCCGATGGCCGCGCTGCGTCCTCAGGTCGAGCCCTTGAAAAAAACCCGCAGCGGTAAGGTCCGCATCTCGGTAGGTGCACTCCTCACCGTGGGAGGTTTCGCCCTCGTCGTCCAGGGTGCGCTCTCCCACGAAGCAGCGTGGGCCGGTGGCGGCGCGGCACTCTCCTTGATCGGCATCATCATGCTCGGCGCACTCGTCGTGCCGGCCATGGCCAAGATCATCGGGGTGATTCCGAACCGTTTCGGAGGGATCCCGGGGCAGCTCGCCGTCGACAACTCCCGCCGGAACCCCGCGCGGTCCGCCGCTACCTCCAGCGCGCTGCTGGTCGGGGTCACCTTGATCACCTTGTTGACGGTGAGCATCACCAGCGCTCAGCAGATCATCGAACGGGAACTCGACCAGATGACTCCGGTCGACGTCATCGCCACCTCCGCAGGGGGCAGCATTCCGTCCACCTCTGCAGACAAGGTGCGCAAAGTACCCGGCATCACCGACGTGAGTTCTCCTCTCCTCACTCAGGTCACACTCCAGGGCAAGAACAAGAACGGCGTGGAGACCCGCACCGAACGTGATCTGTTCGGCGTCACCCCTGCGAGCGGGAAAGCGTCCAGGGCGACAGAAGCGATCTCCGGACTGAAGGACGGGGTCATCCTGCTGCCCGAGGAGGACGGTTTCGCCGACGGGTCCACTGTCACGGTGAAAAATGCGCAAGGCACCTCCATCTCCGTGAAGACCCTCGTCCGCCCCCGCAGCGGAGACATGGCGATGGTCACGGAGAACACCCTGCACCAGCTGGCACCGAACGCGCACAACGTCCTGTGGGCACGGTACGCCCAAGGCACCGACATCGCGGTCGCCCAGGAGAAGGTGAGCGAGGCACTCAAAGGAGTGCCTGCGGTCCAGATCGCCGGGGCCGCGGCCTTGCGCCTGCAGTTCGACACCGTGGTCACGATGCTGCTCTCCCTGGCCACCGGGATGCTGGGAGTGGCTGTCCTCATCGCCCTGGTGGGCATCAGCAATACGCTGAGTCTGTCCGTCCTGGAACGCACTCAGGAGTCGGGCCTGCTCCGCGCCTTGGGCATCACCCGACGCCAGCTCCGACGAATGTTGGGAATGGAGGCGATCCTGCTGGCCTCCGTCGGTGTTCTCCTCGGGCTGCTGCTGGGAACCCTCTACGGATTCTCACTGCTCCAGGCGGCAGCGGGCGGCAAGGTCGACGTCCCGTTCGACCTGCCGTGGGGAACCCTCTTGACGGTCTCCGGGGTGGCTCTTCTGGCGGGCTGGGCAGCCTCGGTCCTTCCCGGACGGCGGGCGGCCAAGGTTCCTCCGAGCGCTGCGCTCGCCTCGGAGTAA
- a CDS encoding ABC transporter ATP-binding protein → MSKTSRQVAVRTENLMKRYGSGESAVTALDHVSVEIESGAFTAIMGPSGSGKSTLMHVAAGLDEATSGRSWIGDTEITGLSDDDLTRLRRDRVGFIFQAFNLMPTMDARSNILLPLKLAGRKVDQALFDQVVSVLGIEGRLGHRPSQMSGGQQQRVAVARVLVAQPDVIFADEPTGALDSASGNALLEFLARSVYELGQTIVMVTHDAHAASYTDRVITLADGRICSDVRQQPTNGQLSELALWTA, encoded by the coding sequence ATGTCCAAAACCAGCCGCCAGGTGGCGGTACGCACCGAGAACCTGATGAAACGTTACGGTTCCGGTGAGAGCGCCGTCACGGCACTCGACCACGTCAGCGTCGAGATCGAATCCGGTGCCTTCACCGCGATCATGGGCCCTTCCGGATCTGGCAAATCCACCCTGATGCACGTGGCAGCCGGCCTGGACGAGGCCACATCCGGCCGCTCCTGGATCGGTGACACCGAGATCACCGGGCTCTCCGACGACGACCTGACCCGCCTGCGCCGTGACCGGGTCGGTTTCATCTTCCAGGCTTTCAACCTGATGCCGACGATGGACGCGCGCTCCAACATCCTCCTGCCCCTCAAACTCGCCGGCCGCAAGGTCGACCAAGCCCTCTTCGACCAGGTCGTCTCAGTCCTGGGCATCGAAGGACGCCTGGGCCACCGACCTTCGCAGATGTCCGGCGGGCAACAACAGCGTGTTGCCGTCGCCCGGGTACTGGTCGCCCAGCCCGACGTCATCTTCGCCGACGAACCGACCGGAGCATTGGACTCTGCATCGGGCAATGCCCTGCTGGAATTCTTGGCCCGCAGCGTCTACGAGCTCGGACAGACCATCGTGATGGTCACCCATGATGCGCACGCCGCGTCGTACACCGACCGGGTGATCACTCTGGCCGACGGCCGGATCTGCTCGGACGTACGCCAGCAGCCCACCAACGGGCAGCTGTCCGAACTCGCGCTCTGGACGGCCTGA
- a CDS encoding response regulator transcription factor: MIRLLIADDQALVRAGFRMVLDAQADMEIVGEVGNGREAVDAVLSTDESAPAIDIVLMDIRMPMMDGIEATRLITTSSQVKVLVLTTFDLDEYVYAGLKAGASGFLLKDAGPEELLTAVRAVYSGDAVVAPSATRRLLARVIPGLPITVEEMRSPDERLALLTEREREVLTAVGRGLSNAEIAATLFVTEATVKSHIGRILAKLSLRDRVQMVVLAYDTGLVRPAC; the protein is encoded by the coding sequence ATGATTCGGCTGCTCATCGCCGACGACCAAGCCCTCGTCCGGGCCGGTTTCCGCATGGTGTTGGACGCTCAGGCAGACATGGAGATCGTCGGCGAAGTCGGCAATGGCAGAGAAGCCGTGGACGCCGTCCTGTCGACCGACGAGAGCGCTCCCGCCATCGACATCGTCCTGATGGACATCCGCATGCCGATGATGGACGGCATTGAAGCCACCCGGCTGATCACCACGTCGTCCCAGGTCAAAGTCCTTGTCCTGACCACTTTCGATCTCGACGAATATGTCTACGCCGGACTCAAGGCCGGTGCATCCGGCTTCCTCCTGAAAGACGCCGGACCGGAGGAGCTGCTCACCGCAGTACGCGCCGTCTACTCCGGGGACGCCGTCGTCGCCCCCAGTGCAACCCGACGACTACTCGCCCGAGTCATCCCCGGGTTACCGATCACTGTCGAGGAGATGCGTTCCCCCGACGAGCGGCTCGCACTGCTCACCGAACGCGAACGAGAAGTTCTCACCGCCGTCGGACGAGGTCTGTCCAACGCCGAGATCGCAGCGACACTCTTCGTCACCGAAGCCACCGTGAAATCCCACATCGGACGGATCCTCGCCAAACTTTCCCTGCGTGACCGGGTCCAGATGGTGGTCCTCGCCTACGACACCGGGCTGGTCCGCCCTGCCTGCTGA
- a CDS encoding sensor histidine kinase: MKQAPYQWPAPRPKAGDACWTALYAPVILLGVSLEMDGPSLELWWIPLWCALVLVPMLWRRCFPELLVVGTFLAHVVQMMVMDGPSTLNVMIPVCVYSLAAYSPSPRYRWWLGLAVPFIIAETYDWAFHHDGPEHPADLSDITVWFIATLTVVAVVGTFWVMGELSRHRLENIQILQDRAEYLERERDQRARLATQEERARIAREMHDVVAHSLSVIVVQADGGVYTVSHGSDAQKQAEVAMSALRTIAETAREALSETRRLVGVLRRDDDETEYTPQATLDQVEELVERLRHAGVRTTYLTEGDPQSHPPLSAGAEMAAYRVIQEALTNAMKHGGPDIDVAVTIQHQAKGVMLSVRDNGTGSQCGVKTDGQGHGLIGMTERVAAYGGKILARDRLSGGFEVVATIPADERTRTKEN, translated from the coding sequence ATGAAACAAGCCCCTTACCAATGGCCGGCTCCTCGCCCCAAGGCCGGTGACGCCTGCTGGACGGCGTTGTACGCCCCCGTCATCCTGTTGGGCGTCTCGCTCGAAATGGACGGGCCGAGCCTTGAGCTGTGGTGGATTCCGCTCTGGTGCGCGCTGGTCCTGGTACCCATGCTGTGGCGACGATGTTTCCCGGAGCTCCTCGTGGTCGGAACCTTCCTGGCCCATGTCGTCCAGATGATGGTGATGGACGGGCCAAGCACTCTCAATGTGATGATCCCCGTCTGCGTATACTCGCTGGCCGCCTACAGCCCGAGCCCCCGTTACCGCTGGTGGCTCGGGCTCGCCGTGCCCTTCATCATCGCCGAGACCTACGACTGGGCTTTCCACCACGATGGTCCGGAGCATCCGGCCGACCTCTCGGACATCACGGTCTGGTTCATCGCCACCTTGACCGTCGTCGCTGTCGTCGGCACCTTCTGGGTCATGGGTGAGCTCTCCCGTCATCGCCTGGAGAACATCCAAATACTCCAGGACCGGGCCGAATATCTGGAACGAGAACGTGACCAGCGCGCCAGGCTCGCGACCCAGGAAGAAAGGGCTCGGATCGCCCGTGAAATGCATGACGTGGTAGCCCACAGCCTGTCCGTGATCGTCGTCCAGGCCGACGGTGGCGTCTACACGGTCAGCCATGGTTCCGACGCGCAGAAGCAGGCGGAAGTCGCGATGAGCGCTTTGCGGACCATCGCCGAGACCGCACGTGAAGCCCTCTCGGAGACAAGAAGACTCGTCGGAGTTCTCCGTCGGGACGACGACGAGACGGAATACACCCCGCAAGCCACCCTCGACCAGGTCGAAGAACTGGTCGAACGGCTCCGTCACGCAGGCGTCCGCACCACCTACCTGACCGAAGGCGACCCCCAGTCCCACCCGCCACTGTCCGCCGGTGCCGAGATGGCCGCCTACCGAGTGATCCAGGAAGCCCTGACCAATGCGATGAAGCACGGCGGACCCGATATCGACGTCGCCGTGACCATCCAACACCAGGCCAAAGGAGTCATGCTGTCGGTGCGTGACAATGGCACCGGATCACAGTGCGGTGTCAAGACAGATGGTCAAGGCCACGGCCTGATCGGCATGACGGAACGGGTCGCCGCCTACGGTGGAAAGATCCTGGCTCGTGATCGGCTCAGCGGAGGTTTCGAAGTCGTCGCCACGATCCCCGCAGACGAACGCACCAGGACAAAGGAGAACTAG
- a CDS encoding response regulator: MTTTQVLIVDDQELMLQALKVFVGQAEDMTVVGDARNGVEAVERCRELRPDVVLMDLHMPLLNGVDATRRILAEQPRVKVIAVTTFAGPEAIVPALCAGASGYLLKDSEPELLVRSIREVIAGHNALSPAITAALVDSLRHSPDPRRHLPARIAPDSPAALLTPREREALDLLAEGMSNAEIAAELYISEAAVKSRLGTLAQKLGVSSRVQILVHACELGLAQPRLRRAGAQGKQARRPRRP, from the coding sequence ATGACAACGACTCAGGTACTCATCGTCGACGACCAAGAGCTGATGTTGCAGGCTTTGAAAGTCTTCGTCGGTCAAGCCGAAGACATGACGGTCGTGGGCGACGCCCGCAACGGCGTCGAAGCCGTGGAACGTTGCCGTGAGCTACGCCCCGATGTCGTCCTCATGGATCTTCACATGCCGCTGCTCAACGGTGTGGACGCCACCCGACGTATCCTCGCCGAGCAGCCGCGAGTCAAGGTCATCGCCGTCACCACCTTCGCCGGCCCCGAAGCCATCGTGCCCGCGCTGTGCGCCGGAGCCAGCGGATACCTGCTCAAGGACAGCGAACCCGAACTCCTCGTCCGATCCATCCGAGAGGTGATCGCCGGACACAACGCCCTGTCCCCCGCGATCACCGCCGCACTGGTCGACTCGTTACGTCATTCCCCCGACCCCCGCCGCCATCTCCCGGCCCGGATCGCTCCCGACAGCCCAGCCGCCCTGCTCACCCCGCGGGAACGCGAAGCGCTCGACCTGCTCGCCGAGGGAATGTCCAATGCCGAGATCGCGGCCGAACTGTACATCAGCGAAGCCGCAGTGAAATCCCGGCTGGGCACCCTCGCCCAGAAACTGGGCGTCTCCAGCCGCGTACAGATCCTCGTCCACGCCTGCGAGCTCGGGCTGGCCCAGCCACGTCTCCGACGAGCCGGCGCACAAGGCAAGCAGGCTCGCCGTCCACGCCGCCCCTGA
- a CDS encoding sensor histidine kinase, which produces MRLPFGITGEPRGRSHWTGPIIIAFAALSFLDDTRRVLAGSSSLTGQLGVIGCSFLISAAIVGVVLRCHWFNLCCLVAAALVHILSLAMPTLSVSSQTCLTVTGALAIADAAFRGERNLVLIGAAIYIPLRIITVAVNPAGTGRLLFAEFPAVAITAGVGGYVGATVRCRWAAEEKAALLSTARQRERALLARELHDVVAHELTIIAMQASVMRLAQDKDSVESARDSIERTSRAALDELKRLLQVLRSSEAVSEVSCADDLSLQEVVDGVVEHLRRLGHPVEVDIAAGELPRSVELAAEQVLRESSTNVLKHSPAGSSVSLTVRREEGTLFVRVTNDGFGQDPEQAFPSTRLGLSGLEERLSLLGGELTAGPEQGRWVVVASLPIAPPETA; this is translated from the coding sequence ATGCGCCTACCCTTCGGGATCACTGGGGAACCACGGGGTCGGTCGCATTGGACGGGCCCGATCATCATCGCTTTCGCGGCGCTGTCCTTTCTGGACGATACGCGCCGGGTACTGGCAGGTTCGTCGTCGTTGACCGGTCAGCTCGGCGTGATCGGGTGCTCGTTTCTGATTTCGGCGGCGATCGTCGGAGTGGTGCTGCGCTGTCACTGGTTCAACCTGTGCTGTCTGGTGGCTGCGGCTCTTGTGCACATCCTGTCATTGGCGATGCCGACGTTATCGGTTTCCTCGCAGACCTGTTTGACGGTGACCGGAGCTTTGGCGATCGCGGATGCGGCTTTCCGGGGTGAACGGAATCTTGTTCTGATCGGAGCTGCGATCTATATTCCTTTGCGGATCATCACGGTGGCGGTGAATCCGGCAGGGACAGGTCGGCTGCTCTTCGCGGAGTTCCCTGCAGTGGCAATCACCGCCGGGGTCGGTGGATATGTCGGGGCGACGGTGCGCTGCCGGTGGGCCGCGGAGGAGAAAGCAGCTTTGTTGTCGACAGCCAGGCAACGGGAGCGGGCTCTTCTGGCCAGGGAGTTGCATGATGTCGTGGCACATGAGTTGACCATCATCGCGATGCAGGCCTCGGTCATGCGCCTGGCTCAGGACAAGGATTCGGTCGAGTCGGCACGGGATTCGATCGAACGGACGTCTCGGGCTGCTTTGGACGAGTTGAAACGTCTGCTGCAGGTGTTGCGGTCCAGTGAGGCGGTCTCCGAGGTGTCCTGTGCCGACGACTTGTCCTTGCAGGAGGTCGTCGACGGAGTGGTGGAACATCTCCGAAGACTTGGGCATCCTGTCGAGGTCGATATCGCAGCAGGCGAATTGCCGCGTAGCGTGGAGTTGGCGGCAGAGCAGGTGCTCCGAGAGTCTTCGACGAATGTGCTGAAGCATTCCCCAGCGGGCTCGTCGGTCTCCTTGACGGTACGTCGAGAAGAGGGCACCTTGTTCGTGCGAGTCACCAACGACGGTTTCGGTCAGGACCCGGAGCAGGCATTTCCCTCGACCAGGTTGGGCTTGTCCGGTTTGGAGGAGAGGCTCTCGCTCCTGGGTGGTGAGCTCACGGCCGGTCCGGAGCAGGGTCGCTGGGTGGTCGTGGCGTCGCTCCCGATCGCCCCACCTGAAACTGCTTGA